In one window of Gammaproteobacteria bacterium DNA:
- a CDS encoding NUDIX domain-containing protein has product MPMSAIRLAAKAVIVSDGAILLTRNLHPDDPDGDFYLLPGGGQRHGESLTDCLRREVREETGYPLIVGDVLWIRDYIGASHEFAEYERDVHQVEVMFSCSIDATAGPSEPTEPDAWQLSVDWVPIARLSDLRFFPSALVPRLVALAARGSYGPHYLGDVN; this is encoded by the coding sequence ATGCCGATGAGCGCCATCCGTCTCGCAGCCAAGGCCGTGATCGTCTCCGACGGAGCTATCTTGCTGACCCGCAACCTGCATCCTGACGATCCGGACGGCGACTTCTACCTGCTACCGGGTGGGGGACAGCGCCACGGGGAATCGCTGACCGACTGTCTTCGTCGCGAGGTCCGTGAAGAAACGGGCTATCCGCTCATTGTCGGCGATGTGCTCTGGATCAGGGACTACATCGGTGCAAGCCACGAGTTCGCCGAGTACGAACGTGACGTCCACCAGGTCGAGGTGATGTTCTCGTGTTCGATCGATGCAACGGCAGGCCCGAGTGAACCGACCGAGCCGGACGCATGGCAGCTGTCGGTGGACTGGGTACCGATCGCCCGCCTGTCCGACCTTCGCTTCTTCCCCTCCGCTCTCGTCCCGCGCCTCGTCGCGTTGGCCGCTCGCGGCTCGTACGGGCCGCACTACTTGGGTGACGTGAACTGA
- a CDS encoding EAL domain-containing protein: protein MAATAAALAHVASGFAPLDAPFHFHWLVMVPLVFAGEVAVVSLQFRRDAHVFAMGEVPLVVGLYFVDPLGLIAAQVVGNALALILYRRQSPLKAAFNLAMLTLQAGIGIVVFRLILGTQDPLGIAGWIGTLVAVAVGLVLASVLVNTAIVLSGGDLSASERIDALKLLTVSSGINAALGLVAVTVMWTRPGTAWVAAVPPVALYLAYRAYVAQREERQRIQGLYEATRALHRSPQVEAAMLAAVTHARSMFDAERAELRVFPTGPHGDGFLAAAGPGEHTQIIHRIEPDTEGETWREVMNSGRSRLVSCGSDQHARRSNRRHRMMVPVHGPGKVNGVLVVSEPMGDLRNFTTQDLRMLETLASQVTVSLENGRLEDSLAQVTKLKDDLRDRTLHDVLTGLANRALLWERLTEALETAGTEDRQSAVLVLDLDDFKTINDTLGHVAGDQVLIRVARRLEACCRPEDTVARLGGDEFAILLDHLSAPGDAIVVAARIAESLREPLVIAGQDVTAQASLGIALVEDNLGPEELIHRADQAMYAAKSRCKGSYQVFEEGIQERWMEAGVLRSELGPAIECNELVLHYQPIVNLETGFITGVEALVRWDHPQRGLLFPDMFIPAAEETGQIVALGRWVLHTACRQMRRWHDETTGSKPTISVNLSPRELEEPDIIDEVRHALAESGLDAQYLVVEITENVMLQPYTQVLHELKELGIRIALDDFGTGYSSLAYLDRLPIDIVKIDRTFVHGAALEQQSPLAHLIVQIGDLLGLSTVAEGIETPEEFQWLRQLGCRAGQGYLFARPMDAHAITPLLATNMKTVPLPLATNASATELAV from the coding sequence ATGGCCGCGACAGCAGCCGCCTTGGCTCACGTGGCTTCAGGTTTTGCCCCTCTCGACGCGCCGTTTCACTTTCACTGGCTGGTGATGGTGCCACTCGTTTTCGCAGGTGAAGTCGCCGTCGTGTCCCTGCAGTTTCGAAGGGATGCCCATGTGTTCGCCATGGGGGAGGTTCCCCTGGTGGTGGGCCTGTACTTTGTCGACCCGCTCGGTCTGATCGCCGCGCAGGTGGTCGGCAACGCGTTGGCGTTGATTCTGTACCGCCGGCAGTCGCCGTTGAAGGCGGCGTTCAACCTTGCCATGCTCACCCTCCAGGCCGGGATCGGCATCGTCGTGTTTCGACTGATCCTTGGAACACAGGACCCTCTTGGCATTGCCGGCTGGATCGGCACCCTGGTTGCAGTCGCAGTCGGGCTCGTGCTCGCCAGCGTGCTCGTCAATACCGCCATTGTTCTCTCCGGCGGCGACCTCTCTGCCTCGGAGCGGATCGACGCGCTGAAGCTGCTGACCGTGTCGTCGGGGATCAACGCCGCCTTGGGGCTGGTGGCGGTCACCGTGATGTGGACCCGACCTGGCACTGCCTGGGTCGCCGCGGTACCTCCGGTGGCCCTTTATCTGGCCTACCGGGCCTACGTCGCACAGCGCGAAGAGAGACAGCGGATCCAGGGCTTGTACGAGGCGACCCGGGCTCTGCACAGGTCACCCCAGGTCGAAGCCGCGATGCTTGCGGCCGTCACGCATGCCCGGTCGATGTTCGACGCCGAACGCGCCGAGCTCCGCGTCTTTCCCACAGGTCCGCACGGTGACGGCTTCCTTGCCGCCGCCGGACCCGGTGAACACACACAGATCATCCACCGCATCGAGCCGGACACCGAGGGTGAGACATGGCGTGAGGTGATGAACTCGGGTCGCTCGCGTCTCGTGTCATGTGGATCCGATCAGCACGCGCGTCGATCGAATCGCCGGCATCGGATGATGGTGCCGGTGCACGGACCTGGAAAGGTCAATGGCGTATTGGTGGTGAGCGAGCCGATGGGTGACTTGCGGAACTTCACGACGCAGGATCTCCGCATGCTCGAAACTCTGGCCAGCCAGGTCACCGTGTCACTGGAGAACGGACGGCTCGAAGATTCTCTCGCGCAGGTCACGAAGCTGAAGGACGACCTGCGCGACCGGACCCTTCATGACGTCCTCACCGGACTGGCGAACCGAGCCCTTCTCTGGGAGCGACTCACAGAAGCACTCGAAACGGCCGGCACGGAAGACAGACAATCGGCGGTGCTCGTCCTCGACCTCGACGATTTCAAGACGATCAACGACACGCTCGGTCATGTGGCCGGCGACCAGGTCCTGATCAGAGTGGCACGCCGTCTCGAAGCCTGCTGTCGCCCCGAAGACACGGTCGCCCGACTGGGCGGCGACGAGTTCGCCATCTTGTTGGATCACCTCTCGGCACCCGGCGACGCCATCGTCGTGGCCGCACGAATCGCCGAGTCTCTCAGAGAGCCGCTCGTCATCGCGGGCCAAGACGTTACGGCCCAAGCGAGCCTGGGAATCGCCCTGGTGGAAGATAACCTGGGTCCGGAGGAGCTGATCCATCGCGCCGACCAGGCCATGTACGCCGCCAAGAGCAGGTGCAAAGGCTCCTATCAGGTGTTCGAAGAAGGCATCCAGGAGCGGTGGATGGAGGCCGGGGTGCTGCGATCGGAACTCGGTCCGGCCATTGAATGCAACGAACTCGTCCTGCACTACCAACCCATCGTGAACCTGGAAACCGGGTTCATCACCGGCGTGGAAGCGCTGGTCCGATGGGACCATCCACAACGCGGTCTCCTCTTCCCCGACATGTTCATCCCGGCAGCCGAAGAAACCGGACAGATCGTTGCGCTGGGACGGTGGGTCCTGCACACTGCCTGTCGTCAGATGCGCCGCTGGCATGACGAGACCACAGGGTCCAAACCCACTATCTCGGTCAACCTCTCCCCCCGGGAGTTGGAGGAGCCAGACATCATCGACGAGGTACGCCATGCCCTCGCCGAGTCGGGACTCGACGCGCAATACCTCGTCGTCGAGATCACCGAGAACGTGATGCTGCAGCCATACACGCAGGTCCTCCACGAGCTCAAAGAACTCGGAATCCGGATTGCGTTGGATGACTTCGGGACCGGGTACTCATCGTTGGCGTACCTGGACCGGCTCCCAATCGACATCGTCAAGATCGACCGGACCTTCGTTCACGGCGCGGCCCTCGAACAGCAATCCCCGCTCGCACATCTGATCGTACAGATCGGCGACCTCCTCGGGTTGAGCACGGTGGCCGAGGGCATCGAAACACCCGAAGAATTCCAGTGGCTTCGCCAGTTGGGGTGCCGCGCAGGCCAGGGTTATCTCTTCGCCCGACCGATGGACGCACACGCGATCACACCACTGCTGGCAACGAACATGAAGACAGTGCCCCTACCCCTTGCGACCAACGCCTCGGCGACCGAGCTTGCCGTCTGA
- a CDS encoding S8 family serine peptidase, whose protein sequence is MDIHTFSIAGSAHPRSVSAHEILDSTLSPRRRIGAIAVVVLMLVALLPLASASPALADDSTSVPVVVVKTPGAGEGPESLVEDLGGRVEQRLDIINGFSAILPESAVETLAANPEVRSVTPNARVRIPRWETDDKTDDGSMHTINRRVLRSTYFWSHGYTGAGVTVAMIDTGIVPVPGLTVPGKIINGPDLSLESSYENLRYLDAYGHGTHLAGIIAGRDDDVRDIPRNKDLKHHFVGVAPGARILNVKVGDAVGEADISQVIAAIGWVVKHRDDNDMNVRVLNLAFSVDSDKDYRSEPLAYAVEAAWKAGIVVVVAADGNDAALRSPAFDPFVIAVGADDPQGTSTVRDDEVPEFSNCGTNSRSVDLIAPGHSIISLRDPGSFADYFYPEARVGDRFFRGTGTSQAAAMVSGATALLLQQRPDLTPDQVKALLTSTARPIPEASDVCQGGGLIDLKALYKAPTPDATQTWQPATNPGTYDPDAVDGSWENLTWGNLTWGNLTWGNLTWGNLTWGNLTWGNRNLTWGNLTWGSYLWN, encoded by the coding sequence ATGGACATCCACACGTTCTCGATTGCCGGTTCCGCTCATCCTCGCAGCGTGTCCGCACACGAGATCCTTGATTCGACCCTCTCTCCTCGGCGCAGAATCGGTGCCATCGCGGTCGTCGTGTTGATGCTCGTGGCCCTGTTGCCGCTTGCCTCCGCCAGTCCGGCTCTCGCTGATGACAGCACGAGCGTCCCGGTCGTCGTCGTCAAGACGCCGGGAGCGGGAGAGGGACCGGAATCCCTTGTCGAGGATCTTGGCGGTCGCGTCGAGCAGCGGCTCGACATCATCAACGGCTTCTCGGCGATCCTTCCCGAGAGCGCCGTAGAGACCCTTGCAGCCAATCCAGAGGTTCGTTCGGTCACTCCGAACGCCCGCGTGCGTATCCCCAGATGGGAGACGGACGACAAGACCGACGACGGGTCGATGCACACGATCAACAGGCGAGTGCTCCGCTCGACGTATTTCTGGAGTCACGGCTACACGGGCGCCGGGGTGACGGTGGCGATGATCGATACCGGCATCGTTCCGGTGCCCGGTCTGACGGTTCCCGGCAAGATCATCAACGGACCGGACCTGTCGTTGGAATCATCGTATGAGAATCTTCGGTATCTGGACGCCTATGGTCACGGCACGCACCTGGCCGGCATCATCGCCGGACGTGACGACGACGTGCGGGACATCCCCAGGAACAAGGACCTCAAACACCATTTCGTTGGCGTAGCGCCCGGAGCCCGGATCCTCAACGTCAAGGTGGGTGACGCGGTCGGGGAGGCCGATATCTCCCAGGTGATCGCGGCAATCGGATGGGTCGTCAAGCATCGTGACGACAACGACATGAACGTACGGGTGTTGAACCTCGCATTCAGCGTCGACAGCGACAAGGACTACCGGAGCGAACCACTCGCCTACGCCGTCGAGGCCGCCTGGAAGGCCGGCATCGTCGTCGTGGTCGCCGCCGACGGAAACGATGCGGCGCTGCGAAGCCCGGCGTTCGACCCGTTCGTGATCGCGGTCGGCGCCGATGACCCACAGGGCACATCGACCGTCAGAGACGACGAGGTTCCCGAGTTCTCCAACTGTGGCACCAACAGCCGCTCAGTCGATCTCATCGCCCCCGGTCACTCGATCATCAGTCTTCGCGATCCTGGCTCCTTTGCCGACTACTTCTATCCGGAAGCGCGTGTCGGCGACCGATTCTTCCGGGGTACGGGCACCTCGCAGGCAGCAGCGATGGTCTCCGGTGCAACTGCGCTGCTACTGCAGCAGCGCCCCGACCTCACGCCCGATCAAGTCAAGGCGCTGCTGACATCGACGGCGCGTCCCATTCCCGAGGCATCGGACGTCTGCCAGGGCGGAGGGCTCATCGATCTGAAAGCCTTGTACAAGGCCCCGACACCCGACGCCACTCAAACGTGGCAGCCGGCCACCAACCCCGGGACCTACGACCCGGATGCCGTCGACGGGTCCTGGGAGAACCTCACCTGGGGCAACCTCACCTGGGGCAACCTCACCTGGGGCAACCTCACCTGGGGCAACCTCACCTGGGGCAACCTCACCTGGGGCAACCGCAACCTCACCTGGGGGAACCTCACCTGGGGTTCCTACCTGTGGAACTGA
- a CDS encoding acyl-CoA synthetase has protein sequence MITTERDITAIEAVPIEERNLAGNTYEMVTRGAAINPDATALQFFLQGARYEHPVTWTYREFLDVITRTANLFHELGVASDDVVSMILPNLPEGFFTILGAEAAGIINPINPLLEPAVIADIMNAAATKVLVTLAPFPNVPIWDRVATIADAVHTLESIVQIDLASYLPPEQRQAISQTRSGAPGVSVPVIDYAEALTSQPADRLVAERVIHPDDIASMFHTGGTTGAPKLAMHTHGNEVADTWQSAEILDIVPDTVMLCGLPLYHVNGVTVTGLIPWSRGASTVLATAEGYRDADLLTNFWKIVEHYRVNFFSGVPTVYAGLLRVPVADHDISSLQFAICGAAPMPVEVFRTFEERTGLRILEGYGLTEGTCVSSVNPAAGDRRIGSIGFRIPYQEMKTVVLDEEGRYVRDCGTDEIGIVIIRGPNVMPGYRNDEHNLTAWVDTGDGGSPWFNTGDLGRQDADGYFWLAGRKKELIIRGGHNIDPKLIEGPLHRHPAVALAAAVGRPDPRVGEMPVAYVQLKPGAEATADELLEFAREHVGERAAVPKQIRIVDSIPLTAVGKIFKPELVHREIADEFRNVVAKIEGVQSVEVIARANPRYGVVAEISVVGAEGSAPDEVRDAIATALGHYTIRYRIDVS, from the coding sequence ATGATCACGACCGAACGCGACATCACGGCCATTGAAGCGGTTCCCATCGAGGAACGAAACCTGGCCGGCAACACGTACGAGATGGTCACCCGAGGCGCAGCGATCAACCCGGATGCGACGGCACTGCAGTTCTTCTTGCAGGGAGCAAGGTATGAGCACCCGGTCACATGGACCTACCGGGAGTTCCTCGATGTGATCACTCGAACCGCGAACCTGTTCCATGAACTCGGTGTCGCCTCCGACGATGTCGTCTCGATGATCCTCCCGAACCTGCCCGAGGGGTTCTTCACGATCCTCGGCGCCGAGGCGGCAGGGATCATCAATCCGATCAACCCGCTGCTCGAGCCCGCCGTGATAGCCGACATCATGAACGCCGCGGCCACCAAAGTGCTGGTGACGCTCGCACCGTTCCCGAACGTTCCGATCTGGGATCGGGTGGCGACGATCGCCGACGCCGTACACACCCTCGAGTCGATCGTCCAGATCGATCTCGCTTCCTACCTGCCGCCAGAGCAGCGGCAGGCGATCAGCCAGACGCGTTCGGGCGCCCCCGGCGTCTCGGTGCCGGTGATCGACTACGCCGAGGCGCTGACCAGCCAGCCTGCGGATCGACTCGTCGCCGAGCGTGTCATCCACCCCGACGACATCGCCTCGATGTTTCACACCGGTGGAACGACCGGCGCGCCAAAGCTGGCGATGCACACCCACGGCAACGAGGTGGCGGACACATGGCAGTCGGCCGAGATCCTCGACATCGTCCCCGACACGGTGATGCTGTGCGGACTCCCCCTCTATCACGTCAACGGGGTGACCGTCACCGGCCTGATCCCTTGGAGTAGAGGTGCGTCTACGGTGCTCGCCACGGCGGAGGGTTATCGGGACGCCGATCTGCTCACGAACTTCTGGAAGATCGTCGAGCACTATCGCGTCAACTTCTTCAGCGGCGTTCCAACCGTCTACGCCGGTCTGCTCCGTGTGCCCGTGGCGGACCATGACATCAGCTCGCTTCAGTTTGCGATCTGTGGGGCGGCGCCGATGCCCGTCGAAGTGTTCCGGACCTTCGAGGAGCGAACGGGACTCCGGATCCTGGAGGGGTATGGGTTGACCGAAGGGACCTGTGTCAGCTCGGTGAACCCTGCCGCCGGGGACCGAAGGATCGGCTCGATCGGTTTCCGGATCCCGTACCAGGAGATGAAGACCGTCGTCCTCGACGAGGAAGGCCGATATGTGCGGGACTGTGGCACCGACGAAATCGGAATCGTGATCATTCGCGGGCCGAACGTGATGCCCGGTTACAGGAACGACGAGCACAACCTGACGGCCTGGGTCGATACCGGCGACGGTGGCAGCCCATGGTTCAACACCGGTGACCTCGGACGACAGGACGCCGACGGATACTTCTGGCTTGCGGGACGCAAGAAAGAGCTGATCATCCGAGGTGGCCACAACATCGACCCCAAGCTCATCGAAGGACCTCTGCATAGGCACCCCGCGGTAGCACTGGCGGCCGCCGTAGGCCGGCCCGATCCGAGGGTTGGCGAGATGCCGGTCGCATATGTGCAGCTCAAACCCGGCGCCGAGGCGACTGCCGACGAGCTCTTGGAGTTCGCCCGGGAACACGTCGGCGAACGTGCCGCAGTGCCCAAGCAGATCCGCATCGTGGACAGCATCCCACTTACCGCCGTCGGCAAGATCTTCAAGCCCGAATTGGTGCACCGCGAGATCGCGGACGAGTTCCGCAACGTGGTGGCCAAGATCGAGGGTGTGCAATCCGTCGAGGTAATCGCCCGTGCGAATCCGCGCTACGGAGTCGTCGCGGAGATCTCTGTGGTGGGAGCGGAGGGGTCTGCGCCGGACGAGGTCCGGGATGCGATCGCGACGGCGTTGGGCCACTACACGATCAGATACCGGATCGATGTCTCGTAG
- a CDS encoding zinc-binding dehydrogenase: protein MKAVLYERFGPPVVLRVAEIPEPVLQPGSAKVRIHATSINAIDVIFRSGQRKGRILSGIFRPKLSILGFDFAGEVVALGDGVDGLSVGDRVVGISRSGGANAEYLCVEPAAVTTIPDQVEYVEAAAFAGAGSGALLFLHAIGGLEPGHRVLIVGASGGLGTFAVQLAHHYGAEVTGVCSTRNMDLVRSLGADDVIDYTRDDPTARRNAYDVIFDTVAAGSFGAYREALRPGGVYSTTVAGLGVLAGMALNPLRPSRRRVHFMMAGGIPRDSLQPVVDLAAEGSLKSIIELQLPLDRTVAAHRHYETGHTRGKIVVTV, encoded by the coding sequence ATGAAAGCAGTCCTGTATGAACGGTTCGGACCGCCCGTGGTGCTGCGGGTGGCAGAGATTCCCGAACCGGTGCTGCAGCCGGGTTCCGCCAAGGTGCGGATTCACGCCACCTCCATCAACGCGATCGATGTGATCTTCCGCAGCGGGCAACGCAAGGGGCGGATACTGTCGGGGATCTTCCGACCGAAACTCTCGATCCTGGGCTTCGACTTCGCCGGGGAGGTCGTGGCACTCGGCGATGGTGTCGACGGACTGAGCGTCGGCGATCGGGTAGTGGGAATCTCACGCTCGGGTGGCGCCAACGCCGAATACCTGTGCGTCGAGCCCGCGGCGGTGACCACGATCCCCGACCAAGTCGAGTATGTCGAGGCCGCCGCGTTTGCCGGGGCAGGCTCGGGAGCACTCCTCTTCCTGCATGCCATCGGTGGCCTCGAGCCAGGCCACCGGGTGTTGATCGTGGGAGCATCTGGAGGCCTGGGTACGTTCGCCGTGCAGCTCGCCCACCATTACGGCGCCGAAGTGACCGGAGTGTGCAGCACCCGCAACATGGATCTGGTTCGCTCGCTGGGCGCCGATGACGTCATCGACTACACCCGCGACGACCCGACCGCCCGGCGAAACGCCTACGACGTGATCTTCGATACGGTGGCAGCCGGCTCCTTCGGCGCCTACCGAGAGGCACTGCGACCAGGAGGCGTCTACTCGACGACCGTTGCGGGACTCGGCGTACTTGCAGGCATGGCGTTGAACCCGTTGAGACCTTCCCGGCGACGCGTCCACTTCATGATGGCCGGCGGTATTCCGCGCGACAGCCTCCAACCGGTCGTGGACCTCGCCGCCGAAGGATCACTGAAATCGATCATCGAACTCCAGCTGCCTCTCGACCGAACCGTCGCAGCTCACCGCCACTACGAAACCGGACACACCCGCGGCAAGATCGTCGTCACCGTATGA